In Eriocheir sinensis breed Jianghai 21 chromosome 29, ASM2467909v1, whole genome shotgun sequence, a single genomic region encodes these proteins:
- the LOC127004929 gene encoding uncharacterized PE-PGRS family protein PE_PGRS54-like isoform X8, whose amino-acid sequence MLAILTSLFPLLAIASGCGEVGPRAEVVCYSAAPAPPPSLDPCQCTVVVVEGAGLAHDLQLTSDADFTSYTALKTANPRLKIVVSLGGSNVKGETFALLTSSVEAVANFTQGAATFLEAHWLDGIEVDWRWPTNGKDKEDLTTLVKVLRLVLDQKVHNVSRRAVTEAVTEAVTEQQEEEEETTTFTPLQEDDESFGVDYSVLESGSEYEATVQPPVDEEDYLTTITTTTTTTETPTTTTATTIPNSTSSTTTTTPSTSTSSSGWTFERKRGGGRGGRIRGVVRRRPLNQVTPGDEKKDAEDAEDKGRLLMVTLAPNPEYIVKGYDLKELSKVVDYFTLPTHNLTLGEQHVTFHPARLMGVADLQNADSLVDLAAGLGVPLDHLILTVPATAMSFTLQDATLTTPRSPAADTPTYMSYSEACKVMSGGNWTVERDNDLTAPYAFDNLTWVAFDDPSSVKVKSKYALLRGLAGVALRDVDQADHEDTCGYGPYPLLSMIYTTFTELARSPRRTVLNSLVEDLTHSPSVPSDLRTSPFRIVRVVDRSGDITAIREYSSNTRYQCSRQGYYRDPDDCSNFYRCAKFNQYVDDFTVFEYACPRGLVFDDRWEVCAWPSAAPPCDGSSEIFPVPKQKFICPGEGYFTDPENCRWFFACLDHYGNGTYTQYEFRCPFGLAYDEDNYMCNWPWLVNGCGQNGVGYLDLAPGAAPVSVADVTGRRVYGKSIPTQQVPSQSLHGGSGDKAGCKECSGSVELSIGGKGVLSHEKGLIISPTLSNERLSYKVYKESIEFSGEKSQGGFGGSVSGGERSGERSQGGFGGRVSSGDHSGERSQGGSGSGVNAGGVAAVAFGSSLPQGPSFAGAKHTQDTAQHQGGSSGAASDRNAIKTPGTSPGYSYSAPSTAPLPSPVTEGYDNSQPRPSSTRTSSRGRPITSQGQPTGSRSGSGLGTSYSQPAAPSSSTRPSHGSQTSLRPSGGRPSTSRRPVTAAPGSGYSYAKPSVSAKPTPSRGRPTSRRPSSRRPTSSRPSSRRPSTSYPSPAPPTSGYSFPTPSTPFKPFPGEDVSSSSSSEEEPTRTTSSGYSYPTPSTSLTPGGGVTVSGQTPITSRPRVYPTPTPSTGYSHPEPPQSFGTLPPVPSPSGSVETGYRPTISSEESSEEGYSYSTPSRPLTTPRPRPTQPVATRRPRPSRPAATLPPPTTPGYSYEAPSLSFEPVRPFGSSESRETFQGVSDEVGIGATGGYSYQTPANPFLETKQPGFTPARPTPTPGYQTPRPSPTTRPQTPTYETPTRRPTPRPAPIPDSSSSEEGYSYRQPSVIFTVPGSSQSAEHSSSSSSEGGFAGYSYLPPSSDKSFNPFGSLGSGSHESSEGYSATGGSGHFGGSVQPSGGGSIHFGSGGSSHFSFGGSGDSGVSSGYRGSSGSGGQGGSGGSSHFSVGGSGGQSGSSESDEHRGSGSGGSSGFGGSGGQGGSGGSNGYSYSGGSSSFGGSGDGGSSESAEHRGSGGSSGSSHFGVGGSGGYSGSRGSSHFGSGGSGGGSSHFSIGGSGQSGSSGSADSGGSGGSGHVSSGGSRFFGTVGAGSSGSSESDEHGSRGGSSHFGTGGSGGRGGSSGGSSHFTFGGSGDSGSSESTEHRGTGGSSGYSGSNGGGGSRSRGGSGGSSGSSGSGGSGHFSFGGSGSRGGSGGSGGHSGSSESDEHRGSDGSESSGGSSHFSIGGSGGSGGSGGSGDQGGSGGSSGYIYSGGSSQLSFGGSSDSGSSESTEHRGSGGSGHFGGGGSGGSGGLSGSSHFSIGGSGGSGGRGGSGSRGGSRGSSGYSGSGSSGGSGHFSFGGSGHSGSSESDEHRASGGSSHFGGGGSGGSGGRGGSRVNGGRGGSGGSGSGGRGGSSDSGRYSGSSGSGGSGGSAGSSHFSIGGSGGSGGGGGSGGSGGSGGSSHFGGGGSGGSGGSGGSSHFSIGGSSGTGEIGGSGGRGGSGGSRSRGGSGGSGGYSYSGGSSQFSFGGSSDSGSSESTEHRASGGSGHFGGSGSGGSGGSSHFGGAGSSHLSIGGSGGTGGIGGSGGRGGGGGSGSRGSSAASSGYSGGSGSSHISFGGSGDSGSSESDEHRGSGGSGHFGGGGSGGSGGLSGSGGSGSAGSGGYSGSSGSGGSSHFSIGGSGGSGGRGGSGGSRSGGRGVSSGSGGYSGGSGSGGSGGSGGSRGSGGSSHFGGGGSGSSGGLSHFGGGGLGGSGGSGGSSHFSIGGSSGTGGIGGSGGRGGSGGSGGRGGSGGSGAYSYSGGSSDSGSSESTEHRGSGGSGHFGGSGSGGSGGSSHFSIGGSGSSGGGGGAGGLGSGGSVGYSGGSFSIGGSGGSGGSGGRGGSGAGSGGSSGFGGSSGTGGSGHFSIGGSGGSGGSGSRGGSGGSGSGGSSGFGGSSGTGGSGHFSIGGSGVSGGSGVSGGSGSRGGSGGSGSGGSSGFGGSSGTGGSGHFSIGGSGGRGGSGGSGGGGSSGFGGSSGSGGSGHFGIGGSGGSGGSGGRGGSGDHGRSGGAGGVGNGGSSGYGGSSGSIGRSGGHGGIGGSGGRGGVGGSGGAGSGGSSGFGGSSGSGGSDHFSIGGSGGSGGSGGHGGIGGSGGRGGVGGSGGAGSGGSSGFGGSSGSGGSDHFSIGGSGGIGGSGGRGGVGGSGGRGGSGVSGSSGSGAYSGASGSGGSGHFSIGGSGFGGSGGHSGSSGGGGSGHSGAGGSGGSGGRGGSGGSGGYSGGSGHFGSLGSETRVGTGGSGSSSGGGSRFFGSSGSGDSGSSESAGHGGRGGSGGSGSGVGVGGGYGRGQKVSGSSSRRPLTGGPSLVAKLTGKRHKLERFGPGGRRDFDDTLGPEVCERAGLFRHPDTCDKFYECYWDRWVERFTLHVFDCPIAIVYDSGITACNWPFNGPPCED is encoded by the exons gTGCTAAGGCTGGTGCTGGATCAGAAGGTACACAACGTTAGCCGACGAGCCGTGACGGAGGCGGTGACGGAGGCGGTGACggagcagcaggaagaggaggaagagaccacCACGTTCACGCCGCTACAGGAGGACGatgagag CTTCGGCGTCGACTACAGCGTCCTCGAGTCCGGATCCGAGTACGAGGCGACGGTGCAGCCCCCTGTGGACgaggag GATTACTTAacaaccattaccacaaccaccaccaccaccgaaacaccaaccaccaccactgcaaccaccatccccaactccacctcctccaccacaaccacaactccATCCACCTCCACAAGCTCCTCCGGCTGGACATTCGagcggaagagaggaggaggaagaggaggaaggataagaggcgTTGTGAGGAGGAGGCCGTTGAATCAAGTTACCCcgggagatgagaagaaggatgCTGAGGATGCTGAGGATAAGGGGAGGCTGCTGATGGTGACCTTGGCGCCTAATCCTGAGTATATCGTGAAGGGTTATGACCTCAAGGAGTTGTCGAA aGTGGTGGACTACTTCACACTCCCCACGCACAACCTGACCCTGGGGGAGCAACATGTGACCTTCCACCCCGCGAGACTGATGGGCGTGGCGGACCTACAGAACGCC GACTCCCTGGTGGACCTCGCGGCAGGACTCGGAGTGCCCCTCGACCACCTGATCCTGACCGTCCCCGCCACGGCCATGTCCTTCACCCTGCAGGacgccaccctcaccaccccccGCTCTCCCGCCGCGGACACGCCCACCTACATGTCCTACTCCGAG gcGTGCAAGGTCATGTCCGGAGGGAACTGGACGGTGGAGAGGGACAATGACCTGACCGCGCCCTACGCCTTCGACAACCTGACCTGGGTGGCCTTCGATGACCCCAGCAGCGTCAAGGTCAAg agCAAGTACGCGCTGCTGCGAGGCCTGGCTGGCGTGGCGCTGAGGGACGTGGATCAGGCAGACCACGAGGACACGTGTGGATATGGTCCATACCCGCTCCTCTCCATGATCTACACCACATTCACTGAG CTCGCTCGGTCACCCCGCCGCACGGTGCTCAATAGTCTGGTGGAGGACCTCACCCACTCCCCCTCCGTGCCCTCAGACCTGCGCACGTCCCCCTTCAGGATCGTCCGTGTTGTGGATAGGTCAGGTGACATCACGGCCATCAG GGAGTACTCGTCAAACACTCGCTACCAGTGCTCGCGCCAGGGATACTACCGCGATCCCGACGACTGCTCCAACTTCTACAGGTGTGCCAAATTCAACCAGTATGTGGACGACTTCACGGTGTTCGAGTACGCATGTCCTCGTGGCCTTGTGTTCGACGACCGCTGGGAAGTGTGTGCCTGGCCCTCGGCGGCACCCCCATGCGACGGCTCTTCCGAGATTTTCCCGGTCCCGAAGCAGAAGTTCATCTGTCCGGGCGAGGGTTACTTTACCGACCCTGAAAATTGCCGGTGGTTCTTTGCATGCCTTGACCACTACGGCAACGGCACCTACACGCAGTATGAGTTCCGCTGCCCCTTCGGCCTGGCTTACGACGAGGACAACTATATGTGTAACTGGCCGTGGTTGGTGAATGGATGTGGCCAGAACGGCGTTGGCTACCTGGACCTTGCCCCTGGAGCGGCGCCCGTCAGTGTTGCCGACGTGACTGGACGTCGTGTGTATGGTAAAAGCATACCAACGCAACAGGTGCCATCGCAGAGCCTCCACGGCGGCAGCGGAGACAAGGCAGGCTGCAAGGAGTGTAGCGGATCGGTGGAACTGTCCATTGGAGGCAAGGGTGTGCTCAGCCACGAGAAGGGCCTCATCATCTCCCCGACCCTAAGTAACGAACGCCTTTCTTACAAAGTTTACAAGGAAAGTATCGAGTTCTCAGGCGAAAAATCTCAGGGTGGTTTTGGCGGCAGTGTGAGCGGCGGAGAACGATCAGGTGAGCGTTCTCAAGGCGGCTTTGGAGGAAGGGTGAGTAGCGGAGACCACTCAGGCGAGAGGTCTCAGGGCGGCTCTGGCAGTGGGGTGAACGCTGGTGGAGTTGCAGCGGTGGCCTTTGGGTCGTCCCTCCCGCAAGGCCCTTCGTTCGCTGGAGCCAAGCACACTCAGGACACTGCACAGCACCAAGGAGGGTCCTCAGGAGCCGCGTCTGACCGCAATGCCATCAAGACGCCTGGAACATCTCCTGGGTACTCTTACAGCGCCCCGTCAACCGCCCCGCTGCCATCCCCAGTCACCGAGGGCTATGACAACTCGCAGCCTCGCCCGTCCTCCACACGCACTTCGTCCCGCGGGCGGCCAATCACGTCTCAGGGGCAACCTACAGGTTCCCGCTCGGGCTCCGGATTAGGAACTTCTTACTCACAACCTGCAGCACCTTCTTCTTCTACCCGACCCTCCCACGGCTCACAGACATCACTGCGCCCCTCCGGTGGTAGACCTTCCACTTCCAGAAGGCCAGTCACTGCAGCGCCAGGAAGCGGATACTCCTACGCCAAACCCTCTGTTTCCGCCAAACCCACTCCCTCTCGTGGCCGACCAACCAGCCGCCGCCCATCCAGTCGTAGACCCACAAGCAGCAGACCCTCCAGTCGCCGACCTTCCACCTCCTACCCATCCCCCGCACCACCCACCTCTGGATACTCTTTCCCCACTCCATCAACACCCTTCAAGCCATTCCCTGGTGAAGACGTGTCATCGTCGTCTTCGTCGGAGGAGGAGCCCACAAGAACAACGTCCTCCGGTTACTCCTACCCCACGCCAAGCACCTCTCTTACTCCCGGCGGCGGAGTCACCGTCTCCGGTCAAACGCCCATCACTTCCCGGCCGCGGGTCTACCCCACGCCCACACCCTCGACGGGATACTCCCACCCCGAGCCACCCCAGTCCTTCGGCACCCTCCCGCCCGTTCCTTCGCCTTCTGGGTCCGTTGAAACTGGGTACCGTCCCACCATCAGCAGTGAAGAGTCCAGTGAGGAGGGCTACAGCTACTCCACACCCAGCCGACCACTCACCACCCCTCGCCCCCGACCCACACAACCAGTGGCCACGCGCCGTCCACGACCAAGCCGACCAGCCGCCACCCTGCCACCTCCAACTACCCCCGGGTACTCCTACGAAGCTCCCTCGCTGTCGTTCGAGCCTGTGAGACCTTTTGGGTCATCGGAGAGCAGAGAGACCTTCCAGGGAGTGTCCGATGAAGTAGGCATCGGGGCCACAGGCGGCTACTCTTACCAGACCCCGGCAAACCCCTTCCTCGAAACCAAGCAGCCCGGCTTTACCCCAGCCAGACCCACCCCGACACCTGGCTACCAAACACCCAGACCTTCACCGACAACACGGCCCCAGACACCCACCTATGAGACTCCGACGAGGAGGCCAACGCCCCGACCAGCCCCGATCCCCGACTCCTCGAGCTCTGAGGAGGGCTACTCCTACCGTCAACCGAGCGTGATCTTTACGGTGCCGGGCAGCTCTCAGTCTGCCgagcactcctcttcctcctcctctgagggTGGGTTCGCTGGCTACTCCTACTTGCCGCCGTCATCAGATAAGTCGTTCAATCCCTTCGGCTCGCTGGGCAGTGGATCTCACGAGAGTAGCGAAGGATACAGCGCGACGGGTGGATCAGGGCACTTTGGTGGATCTGTTCAGCCCAGCGGAGGAGGATCGATCCACTTCGGCAGTGGTGGCTCAAGCCATTTCAGCTTTGGTGGATCAGGAGACAGCGGAGTATCAAGTGGATATCGTGGAAGTAGTGGATCAGGAGGTCAAGGAGGAAGCGGTGGATCAAGCCACTTCAGTGTTGGTGGATCAGGAGGCCAGAGCGGCAGCAGTGAGTCAGACGAACACCGCGGCAGTGGCAGCGGTGGATCAAGTGGATTTGGTGGGTCAGGTGGtcaaggtggaagtggaggatcaAATGGATACAGCTACAGCGGTGGATCAAGCAGTTTTGGTGGATCAGGAGACGGCGGAAGCAGTGAATCAGCAGAACACCGCGGCAGTGGTGGATCAAGCGGATCGAGTCATTTCGGTGTCGGTGGATCAGGTGGATACAGTGGAAGCCGTGGATCAAGCCACTTTGGTAGCGGAGGCAGTGGTGGAGGATCAAGCCACTTCAGTATTGGTGGATCAGGTCAGAGCGGCAGCAGTGGATCAGCAGACAGCGGTGGAAGTGGTGGATCAGGCCACGTTAGCAGCGGTGGATCAAGATTCTTCGGCACAGTTGGAGCAGGCAGTAGTGGCAGCAGTGAATCAGACGAACATGGCAGCCGCGGTGGATCAAGCCACTTCGGTACTGGGGGATCAGGTGGCCGAGGTGGAAGCAGCGGTGGATCGAGTCACTTCACTTTTGGCGGATCAGGCGACAGCGGCAGCAGCGAATCGACAGAACACCGCGGCACTGGTGGATCAAGTGGATACAGTGGAAGCAATGGTGGCGGTGGATCACGGAGCCGAGGTGGAAGTGGTGGATCAAGCGGAAGCAGCGGAAGCGGAGGATCAGGCCACTTCAGTTTTGGTGGATCAGGGAGCCGAGGTGGAAGTGGTGGATCAGGAGGCCACAGCGGCAGCAGCGAGTCTGATGAACACCGCGGCAGTGACGGATCAGAAAGCAGCGGTGGATCAAGCCACTTTAGCATTGGTGGATCTGGAGGAAGCGGCGGAAGCGGTGGATCAGGAGATCAAGGTGGAAGCGGCGGCTCAAGTGGATACATTTACAGCGGTGGATCAAGCCAGTTAAGCTTCGGTGGATCAAGTGACAGCGGCAGCAGTGAATCCACGGAACACCGCGGCAGTGGTGGATCAGGCCACTTCGGAGGCGGTGGATCAGGAGGCAGCGGTGGATTAAGTGGATCAAGCCACTTCAGCATCGGTGGATCAGGAGgtagcggaggaagaggaggatcgggAAGCAGAGGTGGAAGTAGGGGATCAAGCGGCTACAGTGGAAGCGGTAGCAGCGGTGGATCAGGCCACTTCAGTTTTGGTGGATCAGGCCACAGCGGCAGCAGCGAGTCAGACGAACACCGCGCCAGTGGTGGATCAAGCCACTTCGGAGGCGGTGGATCAGGAGGCagcggaggaagag GTGGATCAAGAGTCaacggaggaagaggtggatcaGGAGGATCAGGAAGTGGTGGACGCGGAGGAAGTAGCGACAGTGGAAGATACAGTGGAA GCAGTGGAAGTGGTGGATCAGGAGGCAGCGCTGGATCAAGCCACTTCAGCATTGGTGGATCAggaggcagcggaggaggaggtggatcagGAGGATCAGGAGGCAGCGGTGGATCAAGCCACTTCGGAGGCGGTGGATCAGGAGGCAGCGGTGGATCAGGCGGATCAAGCCACTTCAGCATTGGTGGATCATCAGGAACAGGTGAAATTGGTGGTTCCGGAGGCCGAGGAGGCAGTGGTGGATCACGCAGTCGAGGTGGAAGCGGTGGATCAGGCGGATACAGTTACAGCGGTGGATCAAGCCAGTTCAGTTTCGGCGGATCAAGCGACAGCGGCAGCAGTGAATCAACGGAACACCGCGCCAGTGGTGGATCAGGCCACTTTGGAGGCAGTGGATCAGGAGGCAGCGGTGGATCAAGCCACTTTGGAGGCGCTGGATCAAGTCACTTAAGCATCGGTGGATCAGGAGGAACTGGAGGAATTGGTGGTTccggaggccgaggaggaggtggtggatcaGGCAGTCGAGGAAGCAGTGCTGCATCAAGTGGATACAGTGGAGGCAGCGGATCAAGCCACATCAGCTTTGGTGGATCAGGTGACAGCGGCAGCAGCGAATCGGATGAACACCGCGGCAGTGGTGGATCAGGCCACTTTGGAGGCGGTGGATCAGGAGGCAGCGGAGGCCTAAGTGGATCAGGAGGATCAGGAAGTGCTGGTTCAGGAGGGTACAGCGgaagtagtggcagtggtggatcAAGCCATTTCAGCATCGGTGGATCAGGAGGCagcggaggaagaggtggatcaGGAGGATCCAGAAGTGGTGGACGCGGAGTAAGTAGTGGAAGTGGAGGATACAGTGGAGGCAGTGGCAGTGGTGGATCAGGAGGCAGCGGTGGATCAA GAGGCAGCGGTGGATCAAGCCACTTCGGAGGCGGTGGATCAGGAAGCAGCGGCGGATTAAGCCACTTCGGAGGCGGTGGATTAGGAGGCAGCGGTGGATCAGGCGGATCAAGCCACTTCAGCATTGGCGGATCATCAGGAACAGGTGGAATTGGTGGTTCCGGAGGCCGAGGAGGCAGTGGTGGATCAGGTGGTCGAGGTGGAAGCGGCGGATCAGGCGCATACAGTTACAGCGGTGGATCAAGCGACAGCGGCAGCAGTGAATCAACGGAACACCGCGGCAGTGGTGGATCAGGCCACTTTGGAGGCAGTGGatcaggaggaagtggaggatcgAGTCACTTCAGCATCGGTGGCTCAGgaagcagcggaggaggaggtggagcaggaggattAGGAAGTGGTGGATCAGTAGGATACAGTGGAGGAAGCTTCAGCATTGGTGGatcaggaggaagtggaggatcaGGAGGCCGAGGTGGATCAGGAGCAGGAAGTGGTGGATCAAGCGGATTCGGTGGAAGTAGCGGAACCGGAGGATCAG GTCACTTCAGCATTGGAGGatcaggaggaagtggaggatcaGGAAGCCGAGGTGGATCAGGAGGATCAGGAAGTGGTGGATCAAGCGGATTCGGTGGAAGTAGCGGAACCGGAGGATCAGGTCACTTCAGCATTGGAGGATCAGGAGTAAGTGGAGGATCAGGAGTAAGTGGAGGATCAGGAAGCCGAGGTGGATCAGGAGGATCAGGAAGTGGTGGATCAAGCGGATTCGGTGGAAGTAGCGGAACCGGAGGATCAGGTCACTTCAGCATTGGTGGATCAGGAGGCAGAGGTGGATCAGGAGGATCAGGAGGTGGTGGATCAAGCGGATTCGGTGGAAGTAGCGGAAGCGGAGGATCAGGTCACTTCGGCATTGGTGGatcaggaggaagtggaggatcaGGAGGCAGAGGTGGATCAGGAGACCATGGTAgaagtggaggagcaggaggagtaggaaacGGTGGATCAAGTGGATACGGTGGAAGCAGTGGAAGCATTGGTAGATCAGGAGGCCATGGTGGAATCGGTggatcaggaggaagaggtggagtcgGTGGATcaggaggagcaggaagtggTGGATCAAGCGGATTCGGTGGAAGTAGCGGAAGCGGAGGATCAGATCACTTCAGCATTGGTGGatcaggaggaagtggtggatcaGGAGGCCATGGTGGAATCGGTggatcaggaggaagaggtggagtcgGTGGATcaggaggagcaggaagtggTGGATCAAGCGGATTCGGTGGAAGTAGCGGAAGCGGAGGATCAGATCACTTCAGCATTGGTGGATCAGGAGGAATCGGTggatcaggaggaagaggtggagtcgGTGGATCAGGAGGCCGAGGTGGCTCAGGAGTATCAGGAAGTAGTGGATCAGGAGCATACAGTGGAGCCAGTGGGAGCGGTGGATCAGGCCACTTCAGTATCGGTGGATCAGGCTTTGGTGGATCAGGAGGCCATAGCGGGAGCAGCGGTGGAGGTGGATCAGGTCACTCTGGCGCCGGTGGAAGCGGTGGATCAGGAGGACGTGGAGGGAGTGGCGGATCAGGCGGCTACAGCGGAGGATCGGGTCACTTCGGGAGTCTTGGATCAGAAACTCGAGTGGGGACTGGTGGATCAGGGAGCAGCAGCGGCGGTGGATCAAGGTTCTTCGGCTCAAGTGGATCAGGAGACAGTGGAAGCAGTGAATCAGCGGGGCATGGTGGTCGCGGCGGCTCGGGTGGCAGCGGGAGTGGCGTGGGCGTTGGCGGGGGCTACGGGCGTGGTCAGAAGGTGTCGGGGTCAAGCTCCCGGCGACCCCTGACAGGCGGACCTTCACTGGTGGCCAAACTGACGGGGAAGCGACACAAGCTGGAGCGGTTCGGGCCTGGCGGGCGGCGGGACTTCGATGACACGCTCGGCCCGGAGGTGTGTGAGCGCGCGGGTCTCTTCCGGCACCCCGACACATGCGACAAGTTCTATGAGTGTTACTGGGACCGCTGGGTGGAACGCTTTACCCTCCATGTCTTCGATTGTCCCATTGCTATTGTGTATGATTCAGGCATCACCGCATGTAACTGGCCCTTCAATGGTCCACCCTGTGAGGACTAA